The genome window cttggcttcccaaactgctgggattacagatgtgagccagcatgcctggcccattGCTCCAGTTTCAACTCTCAATCCAGTTTCAACTCTCAATCTCCAGTAAAGTTCAACTTTACTGGAACTGAACTAACACTCTTCTCACGGGTGTTAGATTGAGCCACATGTCATCACTAATTTTGCAAAAATGGTGGCATCTCAGCAATTTTATATGGTTCAACCTAACATCTGCCCCCTGTTCTTTCTTTGAGTCTCAATTTAAAAGTCTCTCTCACTAGGAGCCTTTTTCTAGTTTGATTCCTTTAAACTCGTTTGGCTTTTTGTAACTATCTGACTGTATTTTGAAAACTTACTTATTTAGTTGTTTGGCTTTCATGTTAAGCTCTTTCAAGTTATGAgccatgttttatttatcatcATTGTAATCCGTACTGCCTGAGAATATTTCATTGAATGTGGTAGATATTACTAccatatttgttgaatgggtgTTGTAgattaagttaaaaaatttttttgagatagggtcttagtctgttgcctaggctggagtacagtggggccaTCATGACCCACTGTagcttgggctcaggtgattccccccacctcagcctcctgtgtagttgAGACTagaggcatgcatcaccatgtgcagctaatttttgtatttttagtagagacgaggttttgccctgtgcccaggctggtcttgaactcccagacacaagcgattctcccaccttggccttccaaagtgctaagattacaggcatgagccactgtgcccggccatgaatATAAATAAACTCTAATAATGGATTCATTCAGTAAACAAAttcattcaaaacaaaaatagcctTGAAgaccaacattttttttcttaggttTCCCAAAACCCATCCCAAAGCCTgattccttgaatatttcttgaatgaacaGGTGTATTATTTGCATTAAACAATGTAGACTTAGGTTTACAGATATATCATATACGCAAATTATTATAAGATATAATCATTTCTGATTGTTGCTATAAGAACGCACACATCTGTATCTAGGGTAATTCCTGGAGATGCTAACTGAAATGGGCGTTAAAGACTGATTAGATTTAGataggagaaaataaattacaagtttaaagaaaacaaataaaaaatcagaagaagggaagttcaaagttaacatttttctgttttattttttccaggccAAACTGAATTTTTTAgttattaatctttaaaaaaatttgagataaaatttacctaaagtgaaatgcacagatcttCAGTATATAATTTAAGTTGCTAAATGTATACAGCCAGACAAACCAGATCCAAgtcaaaatacagaatatttccattaCCTCCAAAAGTATCTTCACGCACTCAATCATCAACAACCTTTCGATTTTTATCACCATAGACtaattttgcctgttcttgaaatTCATATAcatagaataataaataaattgtgtCCTGTTTCTTTTCAGCAAAATGTTTATTCGAGACTCACCCATGTTGTTGAGTCtatcagaaagtttattttttattaatgagAGCTATTCCACTGTAAGGCTATATCAAAACTTGTTTAACCTTTACAGGCAATTGGGTTGTTTTCAATTTGAACCTATTATTAATGAAGCTACTTATTATGGACATTCTGgtacaaatatattttggaacgtatgttttcatttctcttggataaataccaaagagaggaatttctgggtcatatggcagATGAACAGTTAAATTTGTAAATATCTGTAATAAagtttttccaaaatggttgtgccattttacagtcccactaacatgTGAGCTTCAGTTACTATATTATTCTCACCATAAAAGAATATCTTTGCCATTTTGGCATAGGAAATACTTTCTTAGAGAGGATACAAAAGCgctatataaaagtaaaaatagctAAATTAAAcctcattgatttattttaaaaattcatactaAAAGACATCATTAAGAAAGTCAGTAGATAAGCTACAGAAACCTGGATAGTCTGTCAGTGTGTGCAGGGGAAAACGGGGCTAATAAACTTTAAGGTGCTTACTGAGTAGGAAGGATATATTCCTGGAAAGAAAATTCCTGAAAGAAAAGGTATCTATTCCTGGAAAATCAAATCGTTCTTTTCATTACAATGACAACCATAAAAACTGTTGAAGTATGATAtagaagcaaagagtagaatggtggttgccagggcctggggagaCAGGGAAAAGGGGAAGTTACTATGCAAtgggtataaaataaataataagtatataaaataataaattaaataaataataaagaataaatacatacatgttgAAAGAACAAGTAAAAAGTGTTGATGCCATAGTGAGTTGAGTAGATTACATAAGGTTTTCAAAATAGTGATGGGAAATAAATATGTTCTCCACTGATACCATATTTGAATCTTCAGCAATTTCAGCTACAAGGTTCAGAGATGCaagactactttttaaaaattccaactgtaataatatttttatataaattacctatatagaagattttaataaaaatatgtgtgttttttgCAACCCTTTCTTATTGCACATTTGATCTGAGTATTGAAATAATATTCGTCTGTTAAATCTAATAAAAttgttatttcaaaaaaattgaaaaattcctTCAGTTTATCACTTTCAATATTTTGTACGTGTTATTTTAATCTGTCTCAACAATACTTTGATTTTTTCTGATTTATgtgtctccatttttaaaataaagaaattgagataAAGAAAACGGAGATATTTGTGGAAGCTCACaaattcctcttcctcctgtgaGAAGCACTTTGTTCGTTGTGTGGAATAGCACTGCTTCTTAAGGCACAGCGGGCATGAAGCAACATCATATTGGAATGACTTCTGCTCAGTGAGCTGGTGAAACAAACGAGAGACTGGGATGATGAAATAATACTTGGGGATGATGGAGAAGAGCATAAGCAGAAAATAATTCTGTTCTGTATCCACCAATCCCAGTTGGAGTTACTCATTTAATGGAGGCAGTGGGagacaacaaaataaaagttgctaTTAACCTCTGTCAGGGTGACAATGGAGTGGATAGTATTTACAACCAAGTTCCCACTGATGGTGTCTAGTCTCCACATGGATATTTTACTTTTGTCAAATTTTAATTCTCGAGTAGCAGCACTGTCTGTAACATATAATGTATAGCAGCTGTCACATCAATCAAAAAGCACAATCAAAAACTACTCGGATCTAggaattactttttctttgttacaTATGAGACCTTGagcattcttttttgaaaaatgtgggccgggcgcggtggctcaagcctgtaatcccagcactttgggaggccgagacgggcggatcacgaggtcaagagatcgagaccatcctggctgacacggtgaaaccccgtctctactaaaaatacaaaaacttagccgggcgaggtggcaggcgcctgtagtcccagctactcgggaggctgaggcaggagaatggcgtgaacccgggaggcggagcttacagtgagctgagatccggccactgcactccagcctgggtgacagagcgagactccgtctcaaaaaaaaaaaaaaaaaaaaaagaaaaatgtaatccTGGGTTATATAATCTGTAAGGTGATGATAACAACATCTAAAATTACAGATTTGTTATAAGATGAATAATATGGTAGAATGCTAAAACAGTAATTCTACAAAGGTAAGAGATTACTAAAATCTTACtctttttgcatatatttatgatttaaatgtgttgtcttaaaattttaaggaatattttatgaagattttattttagttatatctTAAATGATTTTCTTACATCTAAATAACCACTAGTGCCTAAAAGCAGAATCACATTCTACACTCTTTCATATTTaacataacttttaaataaacacatttttgaaTGCTATAATAGAGAATATTGAGATTTGCGTATTTTTAACATATACTGTGGATAATTCATTCATGTGCCACAGTTCCATGCAACTAATACTCTGTTTTACAGAAACAATTGTATAGTTGTACaacaatatgtacatattttaaggTGATAATAAATGGGAATCATTTTGCCACAGCAGTGTTAAAACCTGTGGCCTTCAGTAATGACAGTAAATGAACATGTGATTGAATAACCATTCTTGTTTCTATACAACATGGTGTATAGAAGAATATTTAGCATCAGTCAAATGTCAAGGGAAATCTGTCTTGTcctcttaaaaataataacctgGATATAAGTtgtaaaaaattgttaaaaacaatcaacagaatgaaacaACAGCCTACAGACTGGGAATGAGCTGGAAGAGAATAAAATCTAGTATTTCAGCCTATCGGTatagtaatagaaaaatatataactgcTGAGCAGTATTCAGGAGCAACACTgtaacttaaatgtaaaactaaaaagaaaaaaccaatcTGGAGAATATATTTAAGCTATATACACACAATGTTGcaaacaaataagaaatgatATGTATTGAAAATCACATGGACCTTAAATATATTTAAGCTATATACACACAATGTTGcaaacaaataagaaatgatATGTATTGAAAATCACGTGGACCTTAAATGCTGCTTCATTTTTATGGTAACTCAGAGAGGTGAAACCAAGTGAAAAAGCACTTAGTCTCCACAGTTGCTTGTGCTCATCCAATAAAGCTGTGGATCCTACTTCAGAAGACTGTGCTTTCAGCAATAAAATCCCCTTTCCATAACAAAAAGTTCAATCATTCGATCTTTTATAATTATGACATAAAATATTACTGTATATACTACAGGTTTAATATGAAATTAGCAATTCTATTCAGAAGAATTGTTTCATAATAACATGAAAACATGTTGAAAGAACAATTAGGTGAAATTTGGAAAACTAGAGAGATTTTTAGAAAGCATAACTGTGTGACATGTGATAGGATCTCTTCTTGTCTCCCCCAAATTTTAGTTAATATCTCCATTCCTCTTCAAAGTTtgatttaaaaagtttatgtTGTCATGCATTTTCATATACTGCCACATGTAAATTCACAAAGTCCAGAAAAGAATCTACCAAAGGCAATGCAAAATTAGTCGTACAACATAATAATCATCTAAATGTTTCAATCTGAGGCATTACTATTCAgtagcatttattaaataaattgcaAATATCCAGTAGTTGTAAATTTTCTAACAACATTTTCATCCATTTCAGGTAGCTTAAAAATTAATGGTGACATAATAACATATTATTTAAGAACACagacttcattttatttcttttttattaacatataataattatatgtatttatgggatatatatgatattttgatacatgcatacaatgtttAATGATCAAATTcgatgatatagtttggatgtgtttccccgcccaaatctcatgtaaaaTTGTATCGTTAATGTTAGAgatggggctggtgggaggtgatgggatcatggggtggatttctcatgagtgGTTTAGTACTctccccttggtactgtcctcacgatcgtgagttcttgtgagacctggtcatttaaaagtgtatggcacctcctCTATCTCTTGCTTCcactctggccatgtgacatgtctgctcccccttcaccttccaccatgattgtaagtttcctgaggcctttctagaagccaagcagatgtcagcatcatgcttcctgtgcagcctgaagaaccgtgagccaattaaacctcttttctttttttttttttttattattatactttgagttctagggtacatgtgcataacgtgcaggtttgttacatatgtatacttgtgccatgttggtgtgctgcagccatcaactcgtcagcacccatcaactcgtcatttacatcaggtataactcccaatgcaatccctccccgctccccactccccatgataggccccggtgtgtgatgttccccttcccgagtccaagtgatctcattgttcagttcccacctatgagtgagaacatgcggtgtttggttttctgttcttgtgatagtttgctgagaatgatggtttccagctgcatccatgtccctacaaaggacacaaactcatccttttttatggctgcatagtattccatgatgtatatgtgccacattttcttaatccagtctgtcactgatggacatttgggttgattccaagtctttgctattgtgaatagtgccgcaataaacatacgtgtgcatgtgtctttatagcagcatgatttataatcctttgggtatatacccagtaacgggatggctgggtcatatggtacatctagttctagatccttgaggaatcgccatactgttttccataatggttgaactagtttacaatcccaccaacagtgtcctTCTGAATTTCTTACTTGTGAGTTTCACTTCTGGAAACAAAAGTCAAGTTCTCTAGGTGAACACTGAGTAGCCCCAATCTTCCAGTAAATTTGAAGTGTAGGAAGTTTTCCTCGTTTAAACTCAGAACACCATCCAATCCCTGGGGAGCGTGCCTCTCTGGTCTCCAACCCACCCAGAATTCCAGTTTGAATAGCTCTCCACAGGTGGGTGAGTGGTCAGAGTTCACATGATTGTTTGTGATTGCCTTCTTTACCAGGCCTCCATTGTTAGGCAACTCTTTGCAAGATGGGAAATAGTTGATACCAGTTGTTTTGGGGGCATTAGCCAAGTCGGAAACTGGACAGAGTTCCACTTGAATGTGCTGCTGCTCTAGTCTGGGTAACTTTACTGTCTATGTATATATCCAAGTACTGCTTGGCACAGTTGAGTTTCTCTTTGGTACATAATTCTGTGCTACTTGTTTTCTCACTCAGTATGATGGTGAAATTTATTCACTTGTAACTCTGTATCCCAAATTCTATCTCTTCTGTTATGTGGCCATGGAGTGTAGGAGGTTGGCTGCTGTCGGcctctgctcctgtggctttggCTCCTTCTTGCCCTGCCTGCTGTTCTTTCAGCCTCCATTCCCCACCTATTTTCCACCTCACAGCCACTGTATGATGCTGGACTGCAGGTAAATAGTCACCAACATAGCAGTGTCCAGGCAGCATTCCTCCCAACAGTGCACCCAGGAGGCCCTTCTACCTGGCAGCCTCTAACCTCTCCTCTCCATCCTACAGCCAGCTACATCCTCTGAGGAGAGGCTGGTGGCTCCTTTTTGGCAATGCTGCATCAGTGCAGGGACAGAGAAAGTGACAGAGACAAAGAGGATGGTGAAAAGGACATAGAGCAGTTTAATTTTCTACCATATAAAAAATCTGGAAGAGACCTGGCTAAGGGGAGAGACAGTAACAGCCCCTTAGATGTGGTGGGGGAGGAGACACAGGAAGGGGCTCTGGGGAATGCTGGACAGATTGTGAGAACACAGGGAattggggaggagagaaagaggggacAGAGGACTGCTTGCAGGCTTATTTTGCATCTCACGTGAAAGGACTAGAGAAATGCCTGGAATTTGTGATGGCTTTAATGGTTCACCTTATGTAAATTTCATCTTACTCCTCACTTAGGCTTGCCCATGTTCACCATGGCTCTGACCTCTTTGCTCTCCCTGTCCCCTCTTCAGCTTTAACTCTCACTTGTCAGTGACCAATTGCCCACATAGTTCCCATTTCAGGTTTCTCAGAATAAGTATATGACTTGCTCAGCACATTGCTTGGGGACAGAGCTTCTTCAACGGGAGCCATCTCATGTGTGTTGTTGTCCTATCAGGTGGCTTCACTTCAGTCAAATGAATTCTATTTGGCTGTAGCCTGAGAAGGTTTGTTTGACATGCCACAAAAAAAGCAACCAGAGCATTTTATACTTTCCTGGGGACAAAGAGCAGAGCGGTTGCCTCTGGAAGCCTCTGTGGATATGATATTGGCAGTGTTAAAACATATCCCAAAGCCCCAGCCCAACTCTTGGTCTGCTCTTAAACAATGTCTTTTCACTAGGGCAAGCATTGGGTTTTAGAGGGGAACACCAGGGCTGTCTCTCCAAAATGGCTAGGGATTAGAGTCTTTGGTCCTTGAATGCCAAGTACTACATCACTTCGACTTCGCAGTGTTTTTCAGATTGATGATGGGGGAGATCTGGTGTGCAGCATGATCTCACCCTCTGCTCCGTGTCTGAGCACTCCTGCACAGCGTGTTAGGATGAACAGAAGCCCCTTCTAGTGTAACCCAAAAACACCGTCAGCAAACACACATCCAACCTAAAGGAGTGAAATGACAGACTCTGTTTTAATGGCTCAAACATGGGAGGAGAGTTTATTGttctaattatatttaatttctcaAAATTCTGGGCAGGCCTCAGCACATAAGCCACATGACTTTTTGTCCAAGGCCATGTCTACCCTGGAGTTGCTTTATGACAGCATCCACAGCCACCTTGACAGGTCGATGTCACTTCTGTGCCTGCCCAGTTGTCTGTTGATTAAAAAGACCAGCACATTTTTGGTGGGCTTCTTGCGTTTGAAGGATTTGTCTGATTTCTTGATGTTCAGTGCGGTCTCTCTGGGGCTGCCTTTCGGGAGTTCTTTATCCATGACTTGTTGACTCCACACAACCTCAGTAAAACAGCGCAACCGAGGAAGCCTGAAAAAGACAATGCATTCTAGGTAATCAAGTGGACCCGACAACCTCTTCCTCACTGgcacaaaaccacacacacacacacacacacacacacacacactgctacCAGCAGTAGTCACAGGAAGCACCAACCATATTGTTTCTTCAATCTGTCTTACACATGGGTTTGTGCATCAGCCTGATGGGACCCGGGACATTAAGGGCACACTGTTGCATCACTCTGATCATTACCTGTCACACACAGGCTTGTTAGATTGTACACAAAACACTACCTTATAGCTCAAGTGTCGTTGCAATTCTTATACCCACACTAATGTTAACTGGattttgtgttgctttttttCAGAGCTGTCTTCTCACTTCTGAGTTTTCCCTGTACCTGGAATATGGGCTTCCTTCTGAACTACATTATTCATGTTGTACAGAGTAATTCTCTTGGGTAAATCTATCCATAACAGAGTTCAGTACTTTACATTTGCAGTTCTTCATTCTACAACTTGCAGGCTGCTATAATTTGTTTCCTCATTCCAAATCTCTTTACGTGACTTTAGCTTCAAATAGGATTTGCCTCCTTTGAAAATCACTGGTGAAGCAGGTATGAATCTTACTCCAAACCCCTGTGTAGGAAATAAACTGGACATTCTCAAGTGCTACCTAGTTTCTGTTTCTAAGATCCATCCTGCTGATTTTCCATCCTGGGAACGTAATCACAGTGGCTTAAAGATTGTACTCACCTCTGATGCCTGGCCCTGACTCATCCGCCAAAACCCTGTTCTGCATTTCATTTGAATCTAGCACAGATTCAAAACAGTGTTCTCTATTTTGACCTCTCATGAGAGATTAAAAACCTTGCCCAAGTGACAGAGAGGTGAGATTGGAACTGAGAAAGCCTGTGTCTGAAGCCTCTGCTTTTACCCACTGCTCTATAGTGTCTCTGTATCAATTTGAACAAATGACTCTCTGATAAACTCTCCCCATTACCAAACAGGGTTGGGGTTTATCAGGTAGGTTAGTTAGTTAATGGCACAAAAGGATGCTCTATGATCTTGGTATATCAGGGTATTTTACCTGTGAGACCACTCAGGTTTCTTTTGAAGAAAAGATCTGGACCAGAGGGTGAACAGCAACAGCTTGGCACTCTCTTTCCTTGAGTCCCAGGGCCTGATTTGTTCAGTACCAAGTGAGGTCATAGTTACTATGGTGACTCACAATTGCCTTCAGAACCTAGTGCAGATTCAAACACTGGCCACCATCCCTGGTTTCCTTCTGGTTCACGCCTGAATAAGGTGAGTGGAAGTTGCTGGGAGAGGAGGTGAGTATATCCTGTGGCCGGGTGCCATATGCATGTCTTCTTCCTAGACAGAACTTGCCTCAACTATCCTGGCCTCAGAGCTTGTCCCTGGCTCGTATAAAATCCATTAAAATTTCTCCTTTGTGTAAATAAACAGCACCCATTGCATCTTGCCTTGTCCCCTGGGTAGTGATCAGCAACTTTGTCCGCCATGTTCCAATCCAGGAACTAGTTCCAGGTCAAATTTCCTACTTGCTTCTCAATCTTGCATCCATCCTTGGTCATAACTCTGCAAGTACTCCTTCTATAATACGCAATATATGTAAATGGAGTGTTTAGTTGCAGAAATTGAACACTTCAATTAAACATTGCTGTGTCTCCCACACTTATCTAAACCCTCTCAAAGCTCAGTGCAGTGGAGCTTCACACCTTTATTGTGTGGATCTGGGATGCAGGTGGGCTTTTAATGCTTTGGAAAATCTTATGCTAAAACTGGACCAGTTCCTTGAGACATATTCCCTTCCAAGTTTCTGATCTAGAATAACTACATTGTTACCATTACAGTGTGACCCACGTGGGTATTGTCTAGATGCAGGACATGGATTTTCCAGGCTGTCAGAGGGATAACCGTGAGGACAGcgctttgtgttttttgtagtgTGGTTCCCATGAGGAACTAAAATGACTATTATGAGATGTGGCTTGCCTCCTCACTGTCTGCCCAGTCAGTCTTACGTAAGAACTAAGGAAATTGATGTTACTGTAAAGTGACCCAGGTCACACACTCCCTTCCTTGAGTGGCAGGGAAGGAAGGCTCACTCCTCCAGGTTTTCTCCCAGCCCCCATAGAACCATGTAAAGACCCTGAGGCCATGTTCAGTGTTCTAAACAATTTGGAGAGGGAAGATAACTTATTGGTGTAGTTTATTAACAAAGAAAGTGGAAAACTCTTTCTTTTAAGGAGCTGACATCCTAGAAATCCAAGTCAATCACCTAGGAAATAGACCAGGAGAGGCTGATTGACAGAACTTAAATGCATAAAAACTTTGCATactaggtcaggcacagtggctctcacctataatcccagcactttggaaggctgaggggagtggattgcatgagcccaggagttcaagacctgcagTTGGCCTTGGGTCATATCCAGCCTGCTCCAACTGTAAGACAAAAAGCCCCTAAGGCAGACGGTCATGGCGATTGCCATAAGCAGCCCTGTAGATGCAAAGATGAGATGTAGCTCTGCAGGGCCAGAGTCTAAATATGTAAGTCAATGTCAGAATCTTTTTGGCACTGACTGTTCCTTAAATAGGTCAATACTCACCGTTTATGAAAATTTTCATTGAACTGGAGCTACATTCCCTTCCTATAGAtagcatgtttttaatttttgtttttaaagtgacCCAGGTCACACACACCCTTTCTTGAGTGGCAGGTAAGGCAGGCTTGGTCCTCCAGGTTTTCTCCTGGCCACATAGAACCATGTAAAGACCCTGAGGCCATATTCATTGTCTTGAACAATTTGGAGAGGGAAGATAACTTATTGGTGTATTTTATTAACAAAGAAAGTAGAAAACTATCTTTCTCTTAAGGAACTTTGACATCCTAAAAATCCAAGGCAATCACCTAGAAAATAGGCCAGGAGAGACTGATTGACAAAAGTTAAATGTATAAAAACTTTGCACACTaggtcagacacagtggctcttgcctttataggcactttggaaggctgaggggagTGGAgtgcttcagcccaggagctcgagaccagcctgggctacataaggagaccccatctctacaataaaaataaatgaatacataaatatattaaaaatttgcaGTCTTCCAATAAATAGAGAATATCATAGATTTAAGCTATCCTATTTACATTGGTTGCAAATATTATGAAATAcctggaaaaataatgaaatataaggAAAACACACATGCCACTTTTTATGAGCCTTCAGTTTGAATAtacacataatattttaagatactACATTTTTCTTAAGAGGAAGATCAATTTTTGCAATGGCATCAATTCGCCTCTAATAAAATCAATATATCCAGTACAATCCTAATCATAGCTTGTAGCAGAAttttgagtatgtgtgtgtaacTGGAAGATCAGATGAAATTATATTGCAAAAAAATGTGAAGGATTATGCAACAGGGGTAGCTTGTCATTCTGGACTCAAAACTTACTCTGTAGTATTAGTGAATGAAGCAGGAATTGATAGACATGTCCATGGACCAACAAAGAGATTCTAGAAATATATTCATGCATATGTGGAACTCAAAGAAATTATATACCTggcatttaaaaatcacaagttGCCACAAAGCTGACTTTTATGATCGTGTGTGTTAGAGAGGAGAAGTGCAGAGAGGCTTTGGGGGCTACTTGATGCTTCTCCTTCAGGTAATTCTAGATTCCATCAACTTTCACAGGTCTCTCTTCTGTGCTGTCTTCCTGAAGCCATCTGTGGAGTCAAGCAGTCATGGCTCAGGCACACTCTGAAGTTGGTCCCAGCACATCTGCACGGAGCATCAGGAGAAAGGCGGACGAATACTTGAGACCCAGCCTGGCCTCTAAATCTGTGCTGAGCGTTTTACTCAGTAGACAGCTTGGGAATCATAGAAACGATGTGGATCTGACAGAGTGGCTGTGGACACTGACACAAACCACACCAGGGTGGACCTGGCCTTTGCCAACACGCCATACAATCAACCCACCTTTGCACCCTGGGGAGGATAGAAAATCCAAGAAAATGGTGTGGATCAATAAATCCTTCCCCTGATGCAACCATTACAAATGGAAGCTGTGTTCTCACTGCTTTTGGTTGTACATGGTCTTTGATCACCTAGTTTCTTGACTTCTGACCAGTCTCTGTGTTACCCGAGGCCACAGCAGATGAACTTTACCTACTCCCCCCTGAGAAGGTGTTTACTAATGTTGTTGAGTCTGGGGGTGTTGGAGCCACGAGGGGCTCTGTTTCGAGAAGGTGGAAGGGCAGCTGAGTGGACACGTGGAGAGGCCCTGCAACCCTAAATTTCTAGGGGGAGGGGCCTTTAAGGAGCCTGCTTAGAGGTCTTGATTTGTCTCCCTTGAAGTTTGGGGGAGAGCGTGGGtaaaaattgaaatcaaataaatttaaaatgagagtGGCTTGCAGAGTGGGGAGAGAATTCTCGCAAGAGATATACTTCtttaattgagaaaaaaagaaagggagctAAAGAGGT of Macaca fascicularis isolate 582-1 chromosome X, T2T-MFA8v1.1 contains these proteins:
- the ETDB gene encoding embryonic testis differentiation protein homolog B: MDKELPKGSPRETALNIKKSDKSFKRKKPTKNVLVFLINRQLGRHRSDIDLSRWLWMLS